In one window of Zingiber officinale cultivar Zhangliang chromosome 11A, Zo_v1.1, whole genome shotgun sequence DNA:
- the LOC122031860 gene encoding UDP-N-acetylglucosamine transporter ROCK1-like has protein sequence MATAGAPVKRKAPTSSDATSARVWLYLALLTLQYGAQPLLSKRFTGKDVIVTSSVLSCELAKVICAILLLAKGGNLKKQFKQWRLVNALTASGLPAAIYALQNSLLQISYKNLDSLTFSILNQTKLLFTAFFTYLILGHKQSQRQFGALMLLVVAATLLSIGASSGKGSSSKDSDLVFLYGIIPVMVASVLSGLASALCQWASQVKKHTSYLMTIEMSFVGIFCMLASTFKSPDGELIRKYGFFHGWTVWTWIPVVMNAVGGILVGLVTAHAGGVKKGFVIVSALLVTALLQFIFDGEPPSMHCLVALPLVISSIVIYQKYPYVARKKED, from the exons ATGGCTACCGCCGGTGCTCCGGTGAAGAGAAAGGCCCCGACGAGTTCCGATGCCACAAGCGCGAGAGTGTGGCTTTACCTCGCACTCCTCACCCTCCAGTACGGCGCGCAACCGCTCCTCTCCAAACGCTTTACCGG AAAAGATGTTATTGTTACTTCATCTGTGCTATCATGTGAGCTGGCGAAG GTTATTTGTGCTATTCTTCTTTTAGCAAAAGGAGGTAatttgaagaagcaatttaagcaGTGGAGGTTGGTTAATGCATTGACTGCATCTGGCCTTCCAGCAGCCATTTATGCATTGCAGAATAGCTTGTTGCAGATATCATACAAGAATCTTGATTCACTGACATTTTCAATCCTTAACCAGACAAAGCTACTTTTCACAGCCTTTTTTACTTACCTTATTTTGGG GCACAAACAATCACAACGGCAATTTGGAGCTCTTATGTTGTTAGTTGTTGCTGCCACTCTTTTGAGCATTGGCGCGAGTTCTGGCAAGGGTTCCAGTAGCAAGGATTCTGATCTGGTTTTTCTTTATGGAATTATTCCTGTCATGGTCGCTTCTGTTCTTTCTGGCTTGGCTTCTGCTTTGTGCCAGTGGGCATCTCAG GTGAAGAAACACACATCCTATTTAATGACAATAGAAATGTCATTTGTTGGCATTTTCTGCATGTTGGCAAGTACTTTTAAGTCTCCTGATGGTGAGTTGATAAGAAAATACGGCTTTTTTCATGGTTGGACAGTGTGGACTTGG ATACCAGTAGTGATGAATGCTGTTGGAGGGATTCTCGTGGGGCTTGTCACTGCTCATGCCGGAGGTGTTAAAAAG GGCTTCGTCATCGTATCTGCATTGCTTGTAACTGCATTGCTGCAGTTTATTTTTGACGGGGAGCCGCCCTCGATGCACTGCCTTGTGGCTCTACCTCTTGTCATTAGTAGCATTGTCATATACCAGAAGTATCCATATGTTGCGAGAAAGAAGGAAGATTGA